TATTGAGCTTACAAGAGATATAGCGGAAAGATTCAACAATCTTTATAGTCCTACATTTAATATACCAGAGGGATATATACCAGAAGATGGCGCGAAAATAATGGATTTACAAAATCCTACAAAAAAAATGTCTAAATCCTCGGATAATCCAAATAGCTATATATTAATTATGGATAGCCCTGAAATTGTAAGAAAAAAAATTAATAGATGTGTTACAGATAGTATTGGAAAAGTAAGATACAGTGATGATCAGCCTGGAATAAAAAATCTTATAACCATATTAAGTGCGATAACTGGAATAACTCATGAAGAAATAGAGAAAAAATATGAGGGAAAAGGATATGCACAGTTTAAAAGTGATACCGCAGAAGCTATAATAAACGAACTTAGACCTCTTCAAGAAAAGGTAAATAATTTGCTTAAAGATAAAAAGTATTTGGAGGATATATATAAAAGAGGAGCAGAAAAAGCATACTATGTATCCAGTAAAATATTGAGAAAGATGCAAAAGAAAATAGGGTGTATACCTGTACCTGTATCGAAATCAAGTGATTCTTATTGATAGTATTCTTAGTGTTTTTAGCACTTAGAATACGTAGTAGTGTTATCCCATTTAATGCTGACCTTCGAATAAATGTGCTTGTTTTGAATATTGACATATATAAAGGAATAGCATACTATAAAAATACAAAAAATATTTTTAATTGACAGTTAGTTAAGAGTATATTTAAAAATAGTTTGAAAAGAGGTGTATATAGTGAGTTTTCTTTCAAGATCATCAAGAAAAAGAAAATATGCAAATAATCACCAGGGAAGTAGACACTATAAAAGAGAGGGTTTTTTTAGTCGTATATTCAGGATGTTTGGTTCATATTCTAATTCACATAGAAGATATAAAAAATATCATTCGTATAGTCCAGATGAAAGATACCATTATGATGAAAGAAGGTATCCACCTAGAGAATATCGTAGGAAAAGATATAAAAGCTCGTGGTCTTAATTCCTATTTTTAGAAAAAGAATATACCCACCAGATTATTTGGTTGATAAATACAAAATTATAAAGTTAATAGGTGAAGGACGGTTTGGTATATGCTACTTAGTTCATGCACAGGACAGAACGTATATATTTAAACAAATTAAGCCTAAAATTATGAAAAAATATAAAAATAAAATTATATTTGAACAACAAATACTTTCAGATATTGATTATCCTTTGATCCCCAAAATAATTGATGTAATAAATAGAGATAATATATATGGATATATTTTAGAATATAAAAAAGGCAGTACATTGGAACAGATGATTTTCGGAGATAATCACCAATTTAAATCCTTTGAGATTTATACCATAGCAAGTAAGCTAATAAAAATAATAAAATATCTTCATAAAAAAAATATTGTGCATAGAGATATAAGATTGCCTAATGTAATTGTTAATCAAAAAGATGTTTATCTTATCGATTTTGGACTTGCAAGACCCATAGATAACAAAAAGTATGTATACTGTGAGGATTTTTCATATTTAGGGCATTTACTTATTCATCTATACTATTCTTCTTTTAAGAAAACTAGCAGAAAATCAAGGCCATGGTATAATGAACTTGGATTATCATCGGAAGAATTAAATTTTTTAAAAAAGCTGCTGGGATTAAATGATGTTTATAAAAATATCTTTAACCTAGAAGAAGATTTTTTCAAATTGAAGATAACTCAATTATAATATCTTGGTGGGTAAAAATAAGTAGAAGATCAACTATCGAGTATGAAACAAGTTTCCTGATGAAATGATATTTGTCAATTTGTGGTTTTGATCTTCTACTTTTCTTACGATTACCTTTTTATAATTATTATGTTTAACCTTTTGACATGTTATAGTTACCGTTATTATTAAAATCTTCTTTAAATGCTTGCTCTGCAGCAGGCTTAAATTCTTCAGACAGCTTATCCAATTTTTCCATAAATTCTTTATCCTTAATCATCAATTCTGCACTAGGATGAGTAGCATAAGCACCTGTTTCCTTTACAATATCCCGAATGTGCTGAGGATTATCAATCATAGGGCATGGCATTAATAAATTTTTGTTATAGGGCTGTCTGTTTCTCAAGTTCTTAAAATAAGGTGATTTAAATGCCTCCATGAGGGGCTTGTTTTTAACATTTGTTGTAGCAAAGTGAGAAAATATACATGGTTCCACATCTTCTTTTGAGTTTATATGACAATAGTATTTACCGGATATGCATCCTCCTACGTATGGAGCATCATTAAAAAAGTCAATTGTAAATATTTTCTTTGTAGTTCTGATTTTCCTACTTCTTCTCCCAAGTTCTATTCTCTCTTTTGGAGAAAGCATATAATCCATTTCTTCCACTGGATTGTCACCTACAGGCATAAACATAAAATACCAGATCATTTTGCAGCCCTTATCGATAAGCATATCTATAAACTTTTCAGAAGTGACAACGTCAACATTTCTATTAGATGTAGCTGAGGAGGCTCCAAAAAGTATTCCTCTTTCATTTAACATTTCCATACCTTTTATAACAGAATTAAAAATACCATCTCCTCGCCTTGAGTCCGTTTCTTTTTGCCATCCTTCAATGGACAACATCGGCATTACATTGCCTAGTTCAGCCAATTTGTCAGCTAATTTTTCATTGAATAGAGTACCGTTGGTAAATGGTGTGAAATATATGTCATTATATCTTTTATAAATATCCAACATGTATTCGTTAAAGAAAGGTTCTCCACCTAAAATAATTATATAGTATATACCTGCATCTCTGGCCTCCTTAATAAGTCTATCTACTTCTTCATAAGGAATATCATCTTTTTTACTATAATTTGCAGCATAACATCCAGTGCATCTTAGATTGCATCTCATTGAGGGACTAATAAGTAGTACGAATGGGATCTTTGTATCATTTTTTGTACCTATTTTATCTCTTTTAGCAACTCCATACCATATAGCATTGCCAATAAAATTGGAATAAAATTTTTTCAAGCAATTTTTATTTGTATTTTTTAATATATTTTCAATATACCCTTTTACCGATGGCATGTCATTGTAGTATTTTTTTATACTTACAATTTTACTCTTTGTGAATTCATCTCTGCTTGCCTTTTCGGCGATTTCAAACAATTTGTTCACATTTTTTTCTGGATTTTTATCGATTATTTGAAATCCAGTTTTTATTATAGTTTCTTTTAATTTTCTTCTTAAATTGTCTAAATTAAGTTCCATATAAAAATTCCTCCTTATAATTAAGTTATTCCTTAAATTTATCTCTTTTTTACGGAAAATTTATAATTTTTTAATATGAGTACTTTTATGTATAGATTTTAAGAAATATTCTATTAAATAAAGAAATAAATAAAGTCCAAAGGTGCATTCTTATTTATTTTGAATAGAATGTTTTAATTTATACAATAAATAATCAGGATGCTTGAATTAAAAGAGTTGTGACATAATAATTTTATTTAAGTATTATCATGTCAGAGCTTATCTAAATAAATTATCAATAAGGCTTAATATAGTGGTTTCATAGAAAATAGGTAGAAAAAAGTGTTTGTTTTAGTTAACTGTACTTGAATCTAATAATCATTTGATAAATACAATTAATGCTGACATAGTTTTCTAAGATACATAGGTGTAAACCTTTAAGATTTAAAACTGTTTTAGTATTCTGTTAGGGTAAATATATCCTATTTTATCATCTCCCTTGTCTAATATTCAGGATATAATTACTTTCTGTAATAAGATTATTATAAACCTATATATATGTGGTTATCAACTTTTTTTATGTGAAGCATATCGCTTATAACAGCTCCATAGCATGAGAATATGTATTGTATTTAAGTGTTTTGGGAAAGTTAATATAATAATTAACATTTATATTGTTGTATTTTTTTATAAATGAAGTAAAATCAATAATGTATATTATTAATCTTAATTAAGTTTTAGTAGTATCCGCTGTTGGTCTTAAAAATTTAGAAAAATAAAAATAAATAAAAAGGAGAGGTTAAGTTTGTCTAAGTTTTCTTAACCAAAATCATAGTGATTGAGTTAATAAAATCAGTTTGTAAATTGAAAGAATATGTAGAAGATTATGAGGGATATAGGAAATGTATTAGTGATTTAATTCAACATGAAGATGTGATTTCTATGAAAAATTTTATACAGCATGGTGATATAACTTGTCTTCAACATAGTACCTATGTGTCCTATATGAGCTATTTGGTTTGTAAAGATTTGGGTCTTGACTACAGTTCTGCTGCCAGAGGGGGATTACTTCATGATTTTTTTCTATATGATTGGCATGTGAAAAGGTATGATAAGGGATTACATGGATTTACCCATCCCTATACAGCGCTAGAGAATGCAAACAGGATTTTTCAGTTAAATGAGGTGGAAAAAGATATTATAGTAAAACATATGTGGCCATTAACATTAAAATTACCTAAGTATAAAGAATCTTTCATAGTGATGTTTGTAGATAAATATTGTGCATCTATGGAAATTATTAAATTTCATAGTAAAGATAATATTTACAGGCTTATGAGTAAAATTTTATCATAATAATATCAATAATAATTCCCCCAGCTTTTTTGGATTGGGGGATAAGCTTTTTTAGATTTAGATAAAGAAAAGTATTTTTATAGTAAATTCAACTTGAATTCGAAAATCACTTAATGGAAAGATTAATATTGCAAAGTAAGCAGTATGCTGATATACTAATAATTAATTATTATGATGATAAATAATTTTCATATAACAGTAATAATATATTTTCCATAATGCTTAAGAGGATTCTAAGATAGCTTTGGGGTGAAAAAGGGGTGATGGAAATCAATTCTTATCTTAAGAAATATGTATCACTGGTAAAGTTTTTAGGTGAAGCTTTAGGAGAAGATACAGAGGTTGTATTACATGATATAACAAATGTAGACAATTCAGTTGTGGCTATAAGTAATGGTCATATAAGTGGGAGAAGCATTGGGGCACCTGCTACAAATTTGGTATTAAAGATATTAAAGGACGGAAAATATAGTCATAAAGATTATATAACAAATTATAGAGGAATATCCTCCCAGGGAAATATACTAAGATCCTCTACCTATTTTATAAAAGATAATAATAAGGAAATCATTGGAATACTCTGTATAAATATAAGTTTAGAAAGATTTAGAAAGTTAAGGGATTTTCTTAATGAATTTATACATATAAAAAATGATAGTTCAAAGGTAGAAGATGTAGAAAAGCTTGGTCAATCTGTCGAAGGAATTGCCCTGGAGAGTATGCAGGAAATCATTAAAAGTACAGGAATACCTCCAGAGAGAATGTGTCAGGAGGAAAAAATTGAAGTTGTAAAAAAATTGAATGAAAGTGGAGTATTTTTACTTAAAGGGGCAGTAAGTGAAATTGCGGGACAATTAAAGTCCTCTGAAGCTACTATATACAGGTATTTAAATAGAATTAAAAAGGATGTAGATTCTTAAAAGATATATTTTATCCTAACGCTACCATTGCTAATACTCCCATCTTCTTCAAAGTGGGAGGTAAGCATTGCTATGCGCCTGGATAAGTTCTTCTAAGGTTCAGATGGAGATAAGCAGTCCCTACAGCAAACTCCACCTGAACCTAAGAATCACTTGATTAGGATAAGGTGAAACGATTATGAGAGGAAAGTGTTGTTATGTATGAGGGAATGATTAGATTATTGCACAAAGAGGTAGTACTTGCTCTTGGATGTACAGAACCTGTAGCGGTGGCTCTTGCAGCTGCAAAGTGCAAAGAGACTTTAGGCAAGATTCCTGATACAATAGAAATATTGGCAAGTACTAACATACTTAAAAATGGAATGGGTGTTGGAATACCAGGGACAGGCATGGTGGGACTTCATATTGCAGCAGCACTTGGCGTTACTGGAGGGGATTCCCATAAACTATTAGAAGTACTTTCAGATATTAAATCAGAAGATGTTAAAGCAGCAAAAAGGATGATTGATGAGAAAAGAGTAGATATTAAACATAAAGATGCATCAGAAAAGCTTTATATTGAAGCTGTATGCAAATATAATGATGAATACTCGAGGGTAATCATAAGCGGCAGTCATACTAATATAGTTCTAGTTGAGAGCAATGGAGAAAAAATATCGGAAGAAAATGGACAAGATATTTTAGAATATAAAGAGATAAAAAATGAAAAAATTACTGTGGATTACATATATAAGTTTATAAATGAAATTTCTACTGATGAAATTATATTTTTGCTTCACGGGGCGCTTATAAATAAAAAGTTATCGGATGAGGCTTTAACTAATCATTATGGTTTGGGTGTGGGAAAAAATCTTTATGAAAATGTAAAGTATGGACGAATTGAAGATAGTATGGAAGTACGGGCCAAATATACCACTGCAGCAGCAGTGGATGCAAGAATGGCAGGATGTTCTCTCCCTGTAATGACTAACTCCGGTAGTGGGAATCAGGGTATTACAGTTTCTATGCCAGTTTTAGCAGCAGCTGAAAAATTGAAAATTCCACAGGAAAAGTTAATAAGAGCTCTTGCACTTAGTAATTTAATTGCCATACATATTAAAAGCAATTTGGGAAGGTTATCCGCATTATGTGGCTGTGTAGTTGCTTCTACTGGTGCCTGTTGTGGCATAACCTATATTTTCGGGGGTAAACTTGAGAATATAAAATATGCTATTAAAAATATGATTGGAGATATATCGGGTATGGTATGTGATGGTGCAAAATGCGGATGTGCACTTAAGGTATCTACAGGTGTCAGTGCAGCGGTTCAAGCAGCCATGCTGGCGCTGAGTAATGTAGAAATATCACAAAATGATGGTATAATTGATAAGGATGTAGAAAAGACTATAAAAAATTTATGTGAGCTTGGTACAAAGGGATTGAAAGAAGCGGATGATGTAATATTAAATATTATGACCTGCAAGTAAAACTTTAATTAAATGCTGCATAATTTTAGAAGCTGCCAATAAAGGTTATCGGCAGCTTTTTTATATAATTTATGCAATTGCATTTATATCCAAATTACCAGTGATAATTGGAGTATTGGTGCTTTGTTTTGCTTTTGTAGACAATAAACTTGCTGTATTTACTAGTTTATTTATTATGTCTAAACTATCGGTTACTTTACTACAATTATGTATATCACAACTTGCAATGCCAATGGATGCAGAAACTCGTATATTATTTGGGAATTCATATGAATCAATAATATTTAATATGTCTTGGGAAATTAATTTACTTTTATTTATACAATATGGAGTCAATATGGCAAATTCATCTCCTGCATATCTACACAGACAACAGTCCGTTGGAATGTTTTTTTTCAATATGGTACCTACATTTTTCAATATAATGTCTCCATTTATGTGACCATATTTTTTATCGATGAGGCCAAAGTTATCTAAATCTAAAAATATAATGGTTGTATTTTGCTTGTTTTCTATAAATTTATGTGCATTGTAAAACATATAATCGCTTTTATAAAGTCCAGTGAGTAAGTCAATATGTTTGCTAAATTCCACATTTAGGCTTGTCCTTGATATGTATCCCATAATATCATTATCATTTTCTAAAAGTATGATATTAATATCTTTATTTGAATCGAAAACTTCTTTAATATTCCAGATATGGATATGGCAATTAATGCAAATATATCTGTCAGACATAATATCTGCCAGTATCCTATTTGGGTGCGCTCTGACTAATTCCTTTTTAGTAACTATACCCATTAAGTCTTTATTTTCATACACTATGAAACAGTCTATATCATCTTCACAAAAAATATTTTGGATTCTCCTTACTCCATCTAGAATGTCTACCTTCATAAAATTTTTTTCTGCTATGTTAATAGCCTTTTTATTCATAAATCTACAGATTTACTAACATGTAAAATAATATCAACCTGTGCCTTTAC
This genomic interval from Clostridium kluyveri contains the following:
- a CDS encoding diguanylate cyclase, which codes for MNKKAINIAEKNFMKVDILDGVRRIQNIFCEDDIDCFIVYENKDLMGIVTKKELVRAHPNRILADIMSDRYICINCHIHIWNIKEVFDSNKDINIILLENDNDIMGYISRTSLNVEFSKHIDLLTGLYKSDYMFYNAHKFIENKQNTTIIFLDLDNFGLIDKKYGHINGDIILKNVGTILKKNIPTDCCLCRYAGDEFAILTPYCINKSKLISQDILNIIDSYEFPNNIRVSASIGIASCDIHNCSKVTDSLDIINKLVNTASLLSTKAKQSTNTPIITGNLDINAIA
- a CDS encoding serine dehydratase subunit alpha family protein, producing MIRLLHKEVVLALGCTEPVAVALAAAKCKETLGKIPDTIEILASTNILKNGMGVGIPGTGMVGLHIAAALGVTGGDSHKLLEVLSDIKSEDVKAAKRMIDEKRVDIKHKDASEKLYIEAVCKYNDEYSRVIISGSHTNIVLVESNGEKISEENGQDILEYKEIKNEKITVDYIYKFINEISTDEIIFLLHGALINKKLSDEALTNHYGLGVGKNLYENVKYGRIEDSMEVRAKYTTAAAVDARMAGCSLPVMTNSGSGNQGITVSMPVLAAAEKLKIPQEKLIRALALSNLIAIHIKSNLGRLSALCGCVVASTGACCGITYIFGGKLENIKYAIKNMIGDISGMVCDGAKCGCALKVSTGVSAAVQAAMLALSNVEISQNDGIIDKDVEKTIKNLCELGTKGLKEADDVILNIMTCK
- a CDS encoding radical SAM protein; amino-acid sequence: MELNLDNLRRKLKETIIKTGFQIIDKNPEKNVNKLFEIAEKASRDEFTKSKIVSIKKYYNDMPSVKGYIENILKNTNKNCLKKFYSNFIGNAIWYGVAKRDKIGTKNDTKIPFVLLISPSMRCNLRCTGCYAANYSKKDDIPYEEVDRLIKEARDAGIYYIIILGGEPFFNEYMLDIYKRYNDIYFTPFTNGTLFNEKLADKLAELGNVMPMLSIEGWQKETDSRRGDGIFNSVIKGMEMLNERGILFGASSATSNRNVDVVTSEKFIDMLIDKGCKMIWYFMFMPVGDNPVEEMDYMLSPKERIELGRRSRKIRTTKKIFTIDFFNDAPYVGGCISGKYYCHINSKEDVEPCIFSHFATTNVKNKPLMEAFKSPYFKNLRNRQPYNKNLLMPCPMIDNPQHIRDIVKETGAYATHPSAELMIKDKEFMEKLDKLSEEFKPAAEQAFKEDFNNNGNYNMSKG
- a CDS encoding HD family phosphohydrolase, giving the protein MIELIKSVCKLKEYVEDYEGYRKCISDLIQHEDVISMKNFIQHGDITCLQHSTYVSYMSYLVCKDLGLDYSSAARGGLLHDFFLYDWHVKRYDKGLHGFTHPYTALENANRIFQLNEVEKDIIVKHMWPLTLKLPKYKESFIVMFVDKYCASMEIIKFHSKDNIYRLMSKILS
- a CDS encoding protein kinase domain-containing protein; its protein translation is MVLIPIFRKRIYPPDYLVDKYKIIKLIGEGRFGICYLVHAQDRTYIFKQIKPKIMKKYKNKIIFEQQILSDIDYPLIPKIIDVINRDNIYGYILEYKKGSTLEQMIFGDNHQFKSFEIYTIASKLIKIIKYLHKKNIVHRDIRLPNVIVNQKDVYLIDFGLARPIDNKKYVYCEDFSYLGHLLIHLYYSSFKKTSRKSRPWYNELGLSSEELNFLKKLLGLNDVYKNIFNLEEDFFKLKITQL
- the trpS gene encoding tryptophan--tRNA ligase, giving the protein MEEKKKVIFSGIQPSGNLTIGNYLGALKNWVKLQEEYDCYFCVVDLHAITVKQEPKDLRRRTLEVLAIYLAAGINPDKNTIFIQSHVPTHSEAAWILNCFTYVGELERMTQYKSKSQNSGEGESVRAGLLNYPVLMAADILLYNTDLVPVGKDQTQHIELTRDIAERFNNLYSPTFNIPEGYIPEDGAKIMDLQNPTKKMSKSSDNPNSYILIMDSPEIVRKKINRCVTDSIGKVRYSDDQPGIKNLITILSAITGITHEEIEKKYEGKGYAQFKSDTAEAIINELRPLQEKVNNLLKDKKYLEDIYKRGAEKAYYVSSKILRKMQKKIGCIPVPVSKSSDSY
- a CDS encoding helix-turn-helix transcriptional regulator; translated protein: MEINSYLKKYVSLVKFLGEALGEDTEVVLHDITNVDNSVVAISNGHISGRSIGAPATNLVLKILKDGKYSHKDYITNYRGISSQGNILRSSTYFIKDNNKEIIGILCINISLERFRKLRDFLNEFIHIKNDSSKVEDVEKLGQSVEGIALESMQEIIKSTGIPPERMCQEEKIEVVKKLNESGVFLLKGAVSEIAGQLKSSEATIYRYLNRIKKDVDS